The Linepithema humile isolate Giens D197 chromosome 2, Lhum_UNIL_v1.0, whole genome shotgun sequence genome has a segment encoding these proteins:
- the LOC105677589 gene encoding acetylcholine receptor subunit alpha-like isoform X2, with translation MMKSLVGIMWIVLVLISGCSGNPDAKRLYDDLLSNYNKLVRPVVNVTDALTVKIKLKLSQLIDVNLKNQIMTTNLWVEQSWYDYKLKWEPKEYGGVEMLHVPSDHIWRPDIVLYNNADGNFEVTLATKATLNYTGRVEWKPPAIYKSSCEIDVEYFPFDEQTCVMKFGSWTYDGFQVDLRHIDEVRGSNVVDIGVDLSEFYTSVEWDILEVPAVRNEKFYTCCDEPYLDITFNITMRRKTLFYTVNLIIPCMGISFLTVLVFYLPSDSGEKVSLSISILLSLTVFFLLLAEIIPPTSLVVPLLGKFVLFTMILDTFSICVTVVVLNVHFRSPQTHVMAPWVRRVFIHVLPRLLVMRRYNTPTQRTDYDSRPQFQIDKRSMGGHHGHRVMVRTCNGLELRDPSLFVETSASELVESSVLFPSVDSRDELHPRELEAVNLGSTCRIHGSPAATAAPPPQLPTEESVDALCNTLHHWHHCPELYKAIEGIRFIADHTKREEDSTRVKEDWKYVAMVLDRLFLWIFTLAVVVGTAGIILQAPTLYDDRIPIDVRLSEIASTTAKPHIVTSL, from the exons ATGATGAAGAGCCTGGTGGGGATCATGTGGATAGTGTTGGTGCTCATATCAG GATGCTCAGGAAATCCAGACGCGAAACGATTATACGACGACCTCCTGTCGAACTACAACAAGCTGGTTCGTCCAGTGGTCAACGTCACAGACGCCCTCACCGTTAAAATAAAGCTCAAGCTTTCGCAGCTCATCGACGTG AATTTGAAGAATCAGATCATGACGACAAACCTCTGGGTCGAGCAG TCATGGTATGATTATAAGTTGAAATGGGAGCCGAAGGAGTACGGCGGGGTGGAGATGCTGCACGTACCGTCGGATCATATATGGAGGCCCGATATAGTTTTATACAACAA CGCCGACGGTAACTTCGAGGTGACGCTGGCGACGAAGGCGACTCTCAATTACACGGGTAGGGTCGAGTGGAAGCCGCCGGCGATTTATAAGTCTTCCTGCGAGATCGATGTCGAATATTTTCCTTTCGACGAACAAACATGCGTAATGAAGTTCGGCTCGTGGACTTACGACGGCTTCCAG GTCGATCTTAGACACATTGACGAGGTCCGGGGCAGCAATGTCGTCGACATCGGCGTCGATCTGTCGGAATTTTACACTTCCGTCGAATGGGACATCCTTGAAGTCCCTGCTGTAAG GAACGAAAAGTTTTACACGTGTTGTGACGAGCCTTACCTCGACATCACCTTCAACATCACTATGAGACGGAAGACTCTGTTCTACACCGTCAATCTCATCATACCGTGCATGGGGATATCCTTTCTCACGGTACTGGTGTTTTACCTGCCAAGCGACAGTGGAGAAAAG GTCAGCTTATCCATCTCGATTCTATTGTCGCTGACTGTGTTCTTCCTCTTGCTGGCCGAGATCATCCCGCCCACGTCGCTCGTGGTACCGCTGCTCGGTAAATTCGTCCTGTTCACTATGATCCTCGACACTTTCAg TATATGCGTAACAGTGGTGGTCCTAAACGTTCACTTCCGCTCGCCGCAGACCCACGTGATGGCACCGTGGGTCCGACGCGTATTCATCCACGTTCTGCCGAGGCTGCTGGTAATGCGCAGGTATAATACGCCGACGCAGAGAACCGATTACGATTCCAG GCCGCAATTCCAGATAGACAAGCGTAGCATGGGCGGTCATCATGGGCATCGCGTGATGGTCAGAACATGCAACGGTCTCGAGCTGCGAGACCCATCACTGTTCGTCGAGACATCGGCCTCGGAGCTGGTCGAGTCCTCCGTGCTTTTTCCTAGTGTCGATTCACGGGACGAGCTGCATCCTCG GGAGTTGGAGGCAGTAAATTTAGGAAGCACGTGTCGCATCCACGGTTCGCCAGCGGCAACGGCCGCGCCACCGCCACAGCTCCCGACGGAGGAGAGCGTCGACGCTCTCTGCAACACGCTTCACCATTGGCATCACTGCCCAGAATTGTACAAGGCCATCGAAGGCATTCGCTTCATCGCCGATCACACGAAGAGGGAAGAAGATTCCACTaga GTCAAGGAAGACTGGAAGTACGTCGCGATGGTGCTCGACAGATTGTTCCTCTGGATCTTCACGCTAGCCGTGGTTGTCGGCACTGCCGGGATTATACTGCAGGCACCAACCCTGTACGACGATCGCATCCCCATCGACGTACGGCTCTCCGAGATCGCCTCCACCACTGCCAAGCCACACATTGTCACGAGCCTCTAA
- the LOC105677589 gene encoding acetylcholine receptor subunit alpha-like isoform X5: protein MMKSLVGIMWIVLVLISGCSGNPDAKRLYDDLLSNYNKLVRPVVNVTDALTVKIKLKLSQLIDVNLKNQIMTTNLWVEQSWYDYKLKWEPKEYGGVEMLHVPSDHIWRPDIVLYNNADGNFEVTLATKATLNYTGRVEWKPPAIYKSSCEIDVEYFPFDEQTCVMKFGSWTYDGFQVDLRHIDEVRGSNVVDIGVDLSEFYTSVEWDILEVPAVRNEKFYTCCDEPYLDITFNITMRRKTLFYTVNLIIPCMGISFLTVLVFYLPSDSGEKVSLSISILLSLTVFFLLLAEIIPPTSLVVPLLGKFVLFTMILDTFSICVTVVVLNVHFRSPQTHVMAPWVRRVFIHVLPRLLVMRRYNTPTQRTDYDSRELEAVNLGSTCRIHGSPAATAAPPPQLPTEESVDALCNTLHHWHHCPELYKAIEGIRFIADHTKREEDSTRVKEDWKYVAMVLDRLFLWIFTLAVVVGTAGIILQAPTLYDDRIPIDVRLSEIASTTAKPHIVTSL, encoded by the exons ATGATGAAGAGCCTGGTGGGGATCATGTGGATAGTGTTGGTGCTCATATCAG GATGCTCAGGAAATCCAGACGCGAAACGATTATACGACGACCTCCTGTCGAACTACAACAAGCTGGTTCGTCCAGTGGTCAACGTCACAGACGCCCTCACCGTTAAAATAAAGCTCAAGCTTTCGCAGCTCATCGACGTG AATTTGAAGAATCAGATCATGACGACAAACCTCTGGGTCGAGCAG TCATGGTATGATTATAAGTTGAAATGGGAGCCGAAGGAGTACGGCGGGGTGGAGATGCTGCACGTACCGTCGGATCATATATGGAGGCCCGATATAGTTTTATACAACAA CGCCGACGGTAACTTCGAGGTGACGCTGGCGACGAAGGCGACTCTCAATTACACGGGTAGGGTCGAGTGGAAGCCGCCGGCGATTTATAAGTCTTCCTGCGAGATCGATGTCGAATATTTTCCTTTCGACGAACAAACATGCGTAATGAAGTTCGGCTCGTGGACTTACGACGGCTTCCAG GTCGATCTTAGACACATTGACGAGGTCCGGGGCAGCAATGTCGTCGACATCGGCGTCGATCTGTCGGAATTTTACACTTCCGTCGAATGGGACATCCTTGAAGTCCCTGCTGTAAG GAACGAAAAGTTTTACACGTGTTGTGACGAGCCTTACCTCGACATCACCTTCAACATCACTATGAGACGGAAGACTCTGTTCTACACCGTCAATCTCATCATACCGTGCATGGGGATATCCTTTCTCACGGTACTGGTGTTTTACCTGCCAAGCGACAGTGGAGAAAAG GTCAGCTTATCCATCTCGATTCTATTGTCGCTGACTGTGTTCTTCCTCTTGCTGGCCGAGATCATCCCGCCCACGTCGCTCGTGGTACCGCTGCTCGGTAAATTCGTCCTGTTCACTATGATCCTCGACACTTTCAg TATATGCGTAACAGTGGTGGTCCTAAACGTTCACTTCCGCTCGCCGCAGACCCACGTGATGGCACCGTGGGTCCGACGCGTATTCATCCACGTTCTGCCGAGGCTGCTGGTAATGCGCAGGTATAATACGCCGACGCAGAGAACCGATTACGATTCCAG GGAGTTGGAGGCAGTAAATTTAGGAAGCACGTGTCGCATCCACGGTTCGCCAGCGGCAACGGCCGCGCCACCGCCACAGCTCCCGACGGAGGAGAGCGTCGACGCTCTCTGCAACACGCTTCACCATTGGCATCACTGCCCAGAATTGTACAAGGCCATCGAAGGCATTCGCTTCATCGCCGATCACACGAAGAGGGAAGAAGATTCCACTaga GTCAAGGAAGACTGGAAGTACGTCGCGATGGTGCTCGACAGATTGTTCCTCTGGATCTTCACGCTAGCCGTGGTTGTCGGCACTGCCGGGATTATACTGCAGGCACCAACCCTGTACGACGATCGCATCCCCATCGACGTACGGCTCTCCGAGATCGCCTCCACCACTGCCAAGCCACACATTGTCACGAGCCTCTAA
- the LOC105677589 gene encoding acetylcholine receptor subunit alpha-like isoform X3, producing the protein MMKSLVGIMWIVLVLISGCSGNPDAKRLYDDLLSNYNKLVRPVVNVTDALTVKIKLKLSQLIDVNLKNQIMTTNLWVEQSWYDYKLKWEPKEYGGVEMLHVPSDHIWRPDIVLYNNADGNFEVTLATKATLNYTGRVEWKPPAIYKSSCEIDVEYFPFDEQTCVMKFGSWTYDGFQVDLRHIDEVRGSNVVDIGVDLSEFYTSVEWDILEVPAVRNEKFYTCCDEPYLDITFNITMRRKTLFYTVNLIIPCMGISFLTVLVFYLPSDSGEKVSLSISILLSLTVFFLLLAEIIPPTSLVVPLLGKFVLFTMILDTFSICVTVVVLNVHFRSPQTHVMAPWVRRVFIHVLPRLLVMRRPQFQIDKRSMGGHHGHRVMVRTCNGLELRDPSLFVETSASELVESSVLFPSVDSRDELHPRCVSRLRIFRTELEAVNLGSTCRIHGSPAATAAPPPQLPTEESVDALCNTLHHWHHCPELYKAIEGIRFIADHTKREEDSTRVKEDWKYVAMVLDRLFLWIFTLAVVVGTAGIILQAPTLYDDRIPIDVRLSEIASTTAKPHIVTSL; encoded by the exons ATGATGAAGAGCCTGGTGGGGATCATGTGGATAGTGTTGGTGCTCATATCAG GATGCTCAGGAAATCCAGACGCGAAACGATTATACGACGACCTCCTGTCGAACTACAACAAGCTGGTTCGTCCAGTGGTCAACGTCACAGACGCCCTCACCGTTAAAATAAAGCTCAAGCTTTCGCAGCTCATCGACGTG AATTTGAAGAATCAGATCATGACGACAAACCTCTGGGTCGAGCAG TCATGGTATGATTATAAGTTGAAATGGGAGCCGAAGGAGTACGGCGGGGTGGAGATGCTGCACGTACCGTCGGATCATATATGGAGGCCCGATATAGTTTTATACAACAA CGCCGACGGTAACTTCGAGGTGACGCTGGCGACGAAGGCGACTCTCAATTACACGGGTAGGGTCGAGTGGAAGCCGCCGGCGATTTATAAGTCTTCCTGCGAGATCGATGTCGAATATTTTCCTTTCGACGAACAAACATGCGTAATGAAGTTCGGCTCGTGGACTTACGACGGCTTCCAG GTCGATCTTAGACACATTGACGAGGTCCGGGGCAGCAATGTCGTCGACATCGGCGTCGATCTGTCGGAATTTTACACTTCCGTCGAATGGGACATCCTTGAAGTCCCTGCTGTAAG GAACGAAAAGTTTTACACGTGTTGTGACGAGCCTTACCTCGACATCACCTTCAACATCACTATGAGACGGAAGACTCTGTTCTACACCGTCAATCTCATCATACCGTGCATGGGGATATCCTTTCTCACGGTACTGGTGTTTTACCTGCCAAGCGACAGTGGAGAAAAG GTCAGCTTATCCATCTCGATTCTATTGTCGCTGACTGTGTTCTTCCTCTTGCTGGCCGAGATCATCCCGCCCACGTCGCTCGTGGTACCGCTGCTCGGTAAATTCGTCCTGTTCACTATGATCCTCGACACTTTCAg TATATGCGTAACAGTGGTGGTCCTAAACGTTCACTTCCGCTCGCCGCAGACCCACGTGATGGCACCGTGGGTCCGACGCGTATTCATCCACGTTCTGCCGAGGCTGCTGGTAATGCGCAG GCCGCAATTCCAGATAGACAAGCGTAGCATGGGCGGTCATCATGGGCATCGCGTGATGGTCAGAACATGCAACGGTCTCGAGCTGCGAGACCCATCACTGTTCGTCGAGACATCGGCCTCGGAGCTGGTCGAGTCCTCCGTGCTTTTTCCTAGTGTCGATTCACGGGACGAGCTGCATCCTCGGTGCGTCTCGCGTCTGAGAATATTtagaac GGAGTTGGAGGCAGTAAATTTAGGAAGCACGTGTCGCATCCACGGTTCGCCAGCGGCAACGGCCGCGCCACCGCCACAGCTCCCGACGGAGGAGAGCGTCGACGCTCTCTGCAACACGCTTCACCATTGGCATCACTGCCCAGAATTGTACAAGGCCATCGAAGGCATTCGCTTCATCGCCGATCACACGAAGAGGGAAGAAGATTCCACTaga GTCAAGGAAGACTGGAAGTACGTCGCGATGGTGCTCGACAGATTGTTCCTCTGGATCTTCACGCTAGCCGTGGTTGTCGGCACTGCCGGGATTATACTGCAGGCACCAACCCTGTACGACGATCGCATCCCCATCGACGTACGGCTCTCCGAGATCGCCTCCACCACTGCCAAGCCACACATTGTCACGAGCCTCTAA
- the LOC105677589 gene encoding acetylcholine receptor subunit alpha-like isoform X4, whose protein sequence is MMKSLVGIMWIVLVLISGCSGNPDAKRLYDDLLSNYNKLVRPVVNVTDALTVKIKLKLSQLIDVNLKNQIMTTNLWVEQSWYDYKLKWEPKEYGGVEMLHVPSDHIWRPDIVLYNNADGNFEVTLATKATLNYTGRVEWKPPAIYKSSCEIDVEYFPFDEQTCVMKFGSWTYDGFQVDLRHIDEVRGSNVVDIGVDLSEFYTSVEWDILEVPAVRNEKFYTCCDEPYLDITFNITMRRKTLFYTVNLIIPCMGISFLTVLVFYLPSDSGEKVSLSISILLSLTVFFLLLAEIIPPTSLVVPLLGKFVLFTMILDTFSICVTVVVLNVHFRSPQTHVMAPWVRRVFIHVLPRLLVMRRPQFQIDKRSMGGHHGHRVMVRTCNGLELRDPSLFVETSASELVESSVLFPSVDSRDELHPRELEAVNLGSTCRIHGSPAATAAPPPQLPTEESVDALCNTLHHWHHCPELYKAIEGIRFIADHTKREEDSTRVKEDWKYVAMVLDRLFLWIFTLAVVVGTAGIILQAPTLYDDRIPIDVRLSEIASTTAKPHIVTSL, encoded by the exons ATGATGAAGAGCCTGGTGGGGATCATGTGGATAGTGTTGGTGCTCATATCAG GATGCTCAGGAAATCCAGACGCGAAACGATTATACGACGACCTCCTGTCGAACTACAACAAGCTGGTTCGTCCAGTGGTCAACGTCACAGACGCCCTCACCGTTAAAATAAAGCTCAAGCTTTCGCAGCTCATCGACGTG AATTTGAAGAATCAGATCATGACGACAAACCTCTGGGTCGAGCAG TCATGGTATGATTATAAGTTGAAATGGGAGCCGAAGGAGTACGGCGGGGTGGAGATGCTGCACGTACCGTCGGATCATATATGGAGGCCCGATATAGTTTTATACAACAA CGCCGACGGTAACTTCGAGGTGACGCTGGCGACGAAGGCGACTCTCAATTACACGGGTAGGGTCGAGTGGAAGCCGCCGGCGATTTATAAGTCTTCCTGCGAGATCGATGTCGAATATTTTCCTTTCGACGAACAAACATGCGTAATGAAGTTCGGCTCGTGGACTTACGACGGCTTCCAG GTCGATCTTAGACACATTGACGAGGTCCGGGGCAGCAATGTCGTCGACATCGGCGTCGATCTGTCGGAATTTTACACTTCCGTCGAATGGGACATCCTTGAAGTCCCTGCTGTAAG GAACGAAAAGTTTTACACGTGTTGTGACGAGCCTTACCTCGACATCACCTTCAACATCACTATGAGACGGAAGACTCTGTTCTACACCGTCAATCTCATCATACCGTGCATGGGGATATCCTTTCTCACGGTACTGGTGTTTTACCTGCCAAGCGACAGTGGAGAAAAG GTCAGCTTATCCATCTCGATTCTATTGTCGCTGACTGTGTTCTTCCTCTTGCTGGCCGAGATCATCCCGCCCACGTCGCTCGTGGTACCGCTGCTCGGTAAATTCGTCCTGTTCACTATGATCCTCGACACTTTCAg TATATGCGTAACAGTGGTGGTCCTAAACGTTCACTTCCGCTCGCCGCAGACCCACGTGATGGCACCGTGGGTCCGACGCGTATTCATCCACGTTCTGCCGAGGCTGCTGGTAATGCGCAG GCCGCAATTCCAGATAGACAAGCGTAGCATGGGCGGTCATCATGGGCATCGCGTGATGGTCAGAACATGCAACGGTCTCGAGCTGCGAGACCCATCACTGTTCGTCGAGACATCGGCCTCGGAGCTGGTCGAGTCCTCCGTGCTTTTTCCTAGTGTCGATTCACGGGACGAGCTGCATCCTCG GGAGTTGGAGGCAGTAAATTTAGGAAGCACGTGTCGCATCCACGGTTCGCCAGCGGCAACGGCCGCGCCACCGCCACAGCTCCCGACGGAGGAGAGCGTCGACGCTCTCTGCAACACGCTTCACCATTGGCATCACTGCCCAGAATTGTACAAGGCCATCGAAGGCATTCGCTTCATCGCCGATCACACGAAGAGGGAAGAAGATTCCACTaga GTCAAGGAAGACTGGAAGTACGTCGCGATGGTGCTCGACAGATTGTTCCTCTGGATCTTCACGCTAGCCGTGGTTGTCGGCACTGCCGGGATTATACTGCAGGCACCAACCCTGTACGACGATCGCATCCCCATCGACGTACGGCTCTCCGAGATCGCCTCCACCACTGCCAAGCCACACATTGTCACGAGCCTCTAA
- the LOC105677589 gene encoding acetylcholine receptor subunit alpha-like isoform X6, with product MMKSLVGIMWIVLVLISGCSGNPDAKRLYDDLLSNYNKLVRPVVNVTDALTVKIKLKLSQLIDVNLKNQIMTTNLWVEQSWYDYKLKWEPKEYGGVEMLHVPSDHIWRPDIVLYNNADGNFEVTLATKATLNYTGRVEWKPPAIYKSSCEIDVEYFPFDEQTCVMKFGSWTYDGFQVDLRHIDEVRGSNVVDIGVDLSEFYTSVEWDILEVPAVRNEKFYTCCDEPYLDITFNITMRRKTLFYTVNLIIPCMGISFLTVLVFYLPSDSGEKVSLSISILLSLTVFFLLLAEIIPPTSLVVPLLGKFVLFTMILDTFSICVTVVVLNVHFRSPQTHVMAPWVRRVFIHVLPRLLVMRRELEAVNLGSTCRIHGSPAATAAPPPQLPTEESVDALCNTLHHWHHCPELYKAIEGIRFIADHTKREEDSTRVKEDWKYVAMVLDRLFLWIFTLAVVVGTAGIILQAPTLYDDRIPIDVRLSEIASTTAKPHIVTSL from the exons ATGATGAAGAGCCTGGTGGGGATCATGTGGATAGTGTTGGTGCTCATATCAG GATGCTCAGGAAATCCAGACGCGAAACGATTATACGACGACCTCCTGTCGAACTACAACAAGCTGGTTCGTCCAGTGGTCAACGTCACAGACGCCCTCACCGTTAAAATAAAGCTCAAGCTTTCGCAGCTCATCGACGTG AATTTGAAGAATCAGATCATGACGACAAACCTCTGGGTCGAGCAG TCATGGTATGATTATAAGTTGAAATGGGAGCCGAAGGAGTACGGCGGGGTGGAGATGCTGCACGTACCGTCGGATCATATATGGAGGCCCGATATAGTTTTATACAACAA CGCCGACGGTAACTTCGAGGTGACGCTGGCGACGAAGGCGACTCTCAATTACACGGGTAGGGTCGAGTGGAAGCCGCCGGCGATTTATAAGTCTTCCTGCGAGATCGATGTCGAATATTTTCCTTTCGACGAACAAACATGCGTAATGAAGTTCGGCTCGTGGACTTACGACGGCTTCCAG GTCGATCTTAGACACATTGACGAGGTCCGGGGCAGCAATGTCGTCGACATCGGCGTCGATCTGTCGGAATTTTACACTTCCGTCGAATGGGACATCCTTGAAGTCCCTGCTGTAAG GAACGAAAAGTTTTACACGTGTTGTGACGAGCCTTACCTCGACATCACCTTCAACATCACTATGAGACGGAAGACTCTGTTCTACACCGTCAATCTCATCATACCGTGCATGGGGATATCCTTTCTCACGGTACTGGTGTTTTACCTGCCAAGCGACAGTGGAGAAAAG GTCAGCTTATCCATCTCGATTCTATTGTCGCTGACTGTGTTCTTCCTCTTGCTGGCCGAGATCATCCCGCCCACGTCGCTCGTGGTACCGCTGCTCGGTAAATTCGTCCTGTTCACTATGATCCTCGACACTTTCAg TATATGCGTAACAGTGGTGGTCCTAAACGTTCACTTCCGCTCGCCGCAGACCCACGTGATGGCACCGTGGGTCCGACGCGTATTCATCCACGTTCTGCCGAGGCTGCTGGTAATGCGCAG GGAGTTGGAGGCAGTAAATTTAGGAAGCACGTGTCGCATCCACGGTTCGCCAGCGGCAACGGCCGCGCCACCGCCACAGCTCCCGACGGAGGAGAGCGTCGACGCTCTCTGCAACACGCTTCACCATTGGCATCACTGCCCAGAATTGTACAAGGCCATCGAAGGCATTCGCTTCATCGCCGATCACACGAAGAGGGAAGAAGATTCCACTaga GTCAAGGAAGACTGGAAGTACGTCGCGATGGTGCTCGACAGATTGTTCCTCTGGATCTTCACGCTAGCCGTGGTTGTCGGCACTGCCGGGATTATACTGCAGGCACCAACCCTGTACGACGATCGCATCCCCATCGACGTACGGCTCTCCGAGATCGCCTCCACCACTGCCAAGCCACACATTGTCACGAGCCTCTAA
- the LOC105677589 gene encoding acetylcholine receptor subunit alpha-like isoform X1 has product MMKSLVGIMWIVLVLISGCSGNPDAKRLYDDLLSNYNKLVRPVVNVTDALTVKIKLKLSQLIDVNLKNQIMTTNLWVEQSWYDYKLKWEPKEYGGVEMLHVPSDHIWRPDIVLYNNADGNFEVTLATKATLNYTGRVEWKPPAIYKSSCEIDVEYFPFDEQTCVMKFGSWTYDGFQVDLRHIDEVRGSNVVDIGVDLSEFYTSVEWDILEVPAVRNEKFYTCCDEPYLDITFNITMRRKTLFYTVNLIIPCMGISFLTVLVFYLPSDSGEKVSLSISILLSLTVFFLLLAEIIPPTSLVVPLLGKFVLFTMILDTFSICVTVVVLNVHFRSPQTHVMAPWVRRVFIHVLPRLLVMRRYNTPTQRTDYDSRPQFQIDKRSMGGHHGHRVMVRTCNGLELRDPSLFVETSASELVESSVLFPSVDSRDELHPRCVSRLRIFRTELEAVNLGSTCRIHGSPAATAAPPPQLPTEESVDALCNTLHHWHHCPELYKAIEGIRFIADHTKREEDSTRVKEDWKYVAMVLDRLFLWIFTLAVVVGTAGIILQAPTLYDDRIPIDVRLSEIASTTAKPHIVTSL; this is encoded by the exons ATGATGAAGAGCCTGGTGGGGATCATGTGGATAGTGTTGGTGCTCATATCAG GATGCTCAGGAAATCCAGACGCGAAACGATTATACGACGACCTCCTGTCGAACTACAACAAGCTGGTTCGTCCAGTGGTCAACGTCACAGACGCCCTCACCGTTAAAATAAAGCTCAAGCTTTCGCAGCTCATCGACGTG AATTTGAAGAATCAGATCATGACGACAAACCTCTGGGTCGAGCAG TCATGGTATGATTATAAGTTGAAATGGGAGCCGAAGGAGTACGGCGGGGTGGAGATGCTGCACGTACCGTCGGATCATATATGGAGGCCCGATATAGTTTTATACAACAA CGCCGACGGTAACTTCGAGGTGACGCTGGCGACGAAGGCGACTCTCAATTACACGGGTAGGGTCGAGTGGAAGCCGCCGGCGATTTATAAGTCTTCCTGCGAGATCGATGTCGAATATTTTCCTTTCGACGAACAAACATGCGTAATGAAGTTCGGCTCGTGGACTTACGACGGCTTCCAG GTCGATCTTAGACACATTGACGAGGTCCGGGGCAGCAATGTCGTCGACATCGGCGTCGATCTGTCGGAATTTTACACTTCCGTCGAATGGGACATCCTTGAAGTCCCTGCTGTAAG GAACGAAAAGTTTTACACGTGTTGTGACGAGCCTTACCTCGACATCACCTTCAACATCACTATGAGACGGAAGACTCTGTTCTACACCGTCAATCTCATCATACCGTGCATGGGGATATCCTTTCTCACGGTACTGGTGTTTTACCTGCCAAGCGACAGTGGAGAAAAG GTCAGCTTATCCATCTCGATTCTATTGTCGCTGACTGTGTTCTTCCTCTTGCTGGCCGAGATCATCCCGCCCACGTCGCTCGTGGTACCGCTGCTCGGTAAATTCGTCCTGTTCACTATGATCCTCGACACTTTCAg TATATGCGTAACAGTGGTGGTCCTAAACGTTCACTTCCGCTCGCCGCAGACCCACGTGATGGCACCGTGGGTCCGACGCGTATTCATCCACGTTCTGCCGAGGCTGCTGGTAATGCGCAGGTATAATACGCCGACGCAGAGAACCGATTACGATTCCAG GCCGCAATTCCAGATAGACAAGCGTAGCATGGGCGGTCATCATGGGCATCGCGTGATGGTCAGAACATGCAACGGTCTCGAGCTGCGAGACCCATCACTGTTCGTCGAGACATCGGCCTCGGAGCTGGTCGAGTCCTCCGTGCTTTTTCCTAGTGTCGATTCACGGGACGAGCTGCATCCTCGGTGCGTCTCGCGTCTGAGAATATTtagaac GGAGTTGGAGGCAGTAAATTTAGGAAGCACGTGTCGCATCCACGGTTCGCCAGCGGCAACGGCCGCGCCACCGCCACAGCTCCCGACGGAGGAGAGCGTCGACGCTCTCTGCAACACGCTTCACCATTGGCATCACTGCCCAGAATTGTACAAGGCCATCGAAGGCATTCGCTTCATCGCCGATCACACGAAGAGGGAAGAAGATTCCACTaga GTCAAGGAAGACTGGAAGTACGTCGCGATGGTGCTCGACAGATTGTTCCTCTGGATCTTCACGCTAGCCGTGGTTGTCGGCACTGCCGGGATTATACTGCAGGCACCAACCCTGTACGACGATCGCATCCCCATCGACGTACGGCTCTCCGAGATCGCCTCCACCACTGCCAAGCCACACATTGTCACGAGCCTCTAA